One Lottiidibacillus patelloidae DNA window includes the following coding sequences:
- the hutP gene encoding hut operon transcriptional regulator HutP, with product MLKVEKQRIGKNAVMLALLEEGEEFNLPGNWQSCRGKVGSMDSHKVVAAIETAAKKNGIIKTDVYRESHALYHAIMEALHGVTRGQVQLGDVLRTVGLRFAVVRGNPYENEQEGDWVAVALYGTIGAPVKGLEHETLGLGINHM from the coding sequence ATGCTAAAAGTAGAAAAGCAAAGAATTGGAAAAAATGCTGTCATGTTAGCCTTGTTAGAAGAAGGTGAAGAATTTAACTTACCTGGGAATTGGCAAAGTTGCCGAGGAAAAGTAGGTTCGATGGATTCTCATAAAGTGGTAGCAGCTATCGAGACAGCAGCAAAGAAAAATGGCATTATTAAGACAGATGTTTATCGTGAATCACATGCGCTATATCATGCCATTATGGAAGCTTTGCATGGTGTTACACGTGGGCAAGTACAGTTAGGCGATGTGTTGCGAACAGTTGGATTACGTTTTGCTGTCGTTCGTGGTAATCCCTATGAAAATGAGCAAGAGGGTGACTGGGTTGCTGTAGCATTATATGGCACTATTGGAGCTCCGGTTAAAGGTCTTGAGCATGAAACGCTCGGATTAGGAATTAATCATATGTAA
- a CDS encoding ABC transporter ATP-binding protein — MIELRNIKKKYKQKEVLNGVSLNISSGVIVGLVGPNGAGKSTLMKIIANILKPSSGEVFFHGQSVKEIKKGFYEKIGYVPQDLALYHTLSVADNIAFWSTLSATKISDDKINEIITTVGLAEMLPVKVEQLSGGMKRKLNIAVALMHNPELIIMDEPTVGIDIQSKLEIITFIQKLKNEGKTIIYSSHDAYEVEKLCDEIVILNGGQIKYHGLQKELVNAAREKGHLMDDDSFTAVLSKLGQW; from the coding sequence ATGATTGAATTAAGGAATATTAAAAAGAAATATAAACAGAAGGAAGTATTAAATGGGGTTTCTTTAAATATCTCTAGTGGAGTCATTGTAGGGCTAGTCGGTCCAAATGGAGCTGGGAAGTCTACTTTAATGAAAATTATTGCAAATATATTAAAGCCATCTTCAGGAGAAGTTTTCTTTCACGGGCAATCCGTAAAAGAAATTAAAAAAGGATTTTACGAAAAAATAGGTTATGTTCCACAAGATCTCGCTCTCTATCATACGTTATCTGTAGCAGACAATATTGCTTTTTGGTCAACTTTATCTGCAACAAAAATATCTGATGATAAAATAAATGAAATAATCACAACTGTCGGTCTCGCTGAAATGTTACCAGTAAAAGTAGAGCAACTCTCTGGTGGGATGAAGCGGAAATTGAATATTGCTGTAGCTTTAATGCATAATCCTGAATTAATAATAATGGATGAGCCAACAGTAGGAATAGATATACAATCGAAATTAGAAATAATAACGTTTATACAAAAATTAAAAAATGAAGGAAAAACTATTATTTACTCTAGTCATGATGCTTACGAAGTAGAAAAGCTTTGTGATGAAATTGTTATATTGAATGGTGGGCAGATAAAATATCACGGCCTACAAAAAGAACTTGTTAATGCTGCTAGAGAAAAAGGCCATTTAATGGATGACGATTCCTTTACTGCCGTATTATCTAAGCTTGGCCAATGGTAA
- the hutI gene encoding imidazolonepropionase has protein sequence MNKTVDILLTNIGQLLLMEKLDSPKKGNEMQQLSYLENAALGITGNEISFIGTIEEAKEIKTNYLIDCEGKIVSPGLVDPHTHVVFGGSREHELALKQQGVPYLEILKQGGGILSTVRATREISEEDLYKKAKFHLDRMLSYGITTVEGKSGYGLDKETELKQLRVLKKLNQRHEMDIVSTFLGAHAIPANYKENPDAFLDEMLAMLPQIKEENLATYVDIFCETGVFTVEQSKRFMLAAKDAGFDVKIHADEIDSLGGTELAGEVKAISAEHLVGASDRGIKALAEAGTIAVLLPGTTFYLGKEKYARARTMIEEGVAVTISTDFNPGSCVTENIQMIMSLAALKLKMTPEEIWNAVTINAAHAIGKEDEAGYLALGGNADVVIWDAPNYKYIPYHYGVNHANTVIKNGKVVFERVKRVEQISSP, from the coding sequence ATGAATAAAACAGTAGACATACTTTTAACAAATATAGGGCAATTATTACTAATGGAAAAGCTTGATTCACCTAAAAAAGGGAATGAAATGCAACAACTATCATATTTGGAAAATGCCGCTCTAGGTATCACAGGCAATGAGATTTCATTTATTGGAACAATAGAAGAAGCAAAAGAAATAAAGACTAATTATTTAATAGATTGTGAGGGGAAAATAGTATCTCCTGGACTTGTCGATCCGCATACTCACGTCGTTTTTGGCGGTTCCAGAGAGCATGAACTTGCTCTTAAACAACAAGGTGTGCCTTACTTAGAAATTTTAAAACAGGGGGGAGGTATTCTTTCCACTGTTAGAGCTACACGAGAAATTTCAGAAGAAGATCTGTACAAAAAAGCTAAATTTCATTTAGACCGAATGCTTTCCTATGGCATTACTACTGTCGAAGGGAAAAGTGGCTACGGACTTGATAAAGAGACAGAATTAAAGCAACTAAGAGTACTAAAAAAGCTAAACCAAAGACATGAAATGGATATCGTTTCAACATTTTTAGGTGCCCATGCGATACCAGCAAATTATAAAGAAAATCCTGACGCGTTTTTAGATGAAATGTTAGCAATGCTACCACAAATTAAAGAAGAAAATTTAGCAACATACGTTGATATTTTTTGCGAAACAGGTGTGTTTACAGTCGAACAATCGAAGCGTTTTATGCTAGCAGCTAAAGATGCAGGTTTTGATGTGAAAATTCATGCTGATGAAATTGATTCACTAGGTGGAACGGAATTAGCTGGAGAAGTAAAGGCAATTTCAGCAGAACATTTAGTAGGCGCTTCTGATCGAGGGATAAAAGCGCTTGCCGAAGCGGGAACAATTGCCGTGTTATTACCTGGTACGACGTTTTATCTTGGAAAAGAAAAATATGCTCGTGCAAGGACAATGATTGAAGAAGGCGTAGCAGTAACTATCTCTACTGATTTTAATCCAGGAAGTTGTGTGACAGAGAACATTCAAATGATCATGTCACTAGCTGCTCTTAAACTTAAAATGACTCCGGAAGAGATTTGGAATGCAGTGACAATAAACGCTGCACACGCAATTGGAAAAGAAGATGAGGCTGGCTACCTTGCTTTAGGTGGAAATGCAGATGTAGTCATTTGGGATGCACCCAATTACAAATACATCCCTTATCATTATGGGGTAAACCATGCAAACACAGTTATAAAAAATGGAAAAGTGGTATTTGAAAGGGTGAAGCGCGTTGAACAAATTTCCTCACCTTAA
- the hutG gene encoding formimidoylglutamase, producing the protein MNKFPHLNPHGTPAFKDSQLSKVTELIRSWDGKETVSNFGLLGLPLSKPSISHSGACFAPTIIRKALQSYSTYAIEEDVDLNNTITDFGDVAMHVTSVAESNKRIKDALSSILSTHNSMIPIILGGDHSVTAPSVDAFSKVKGNIGIIQFDAHHDLRNLDDGGPSNGTPFRQLIEGGHLKGKHLLQIGIRNFSNSRNYFDYAKENEVTVLTMQQVNELSLKNVINDWLRNVKSEVDAIYVSVDMDVLDQAYAPGCPAIGPGGMTSETLLDAIRHLGTLEEVQAIDIVEIDPTLDFRDMTSKVAAHVILNFLLGKQKK; encoded by the coding sequence TTGAACAAATTTCCTCACCTTAACCCACATGGAACTCCAGCTTTTAAAGATAGTCAATTATCAAAAGTAACTGAATTAATTCGATCTTGGGATGGAAAAGAAACAGTATCAAATTTTGGTTTACTAGGGTTGCCTTTATCAAAGCCTTCGATTAGCCATTCAGGGGCTTGTTTTGCACCAACGATAATAAGAAAAGCTCTGCAAAGCTATTCTACGTATGCAATTGAAGAAGATGTTGACTTAAACAACACGATAACTGACTTTGGTGATGTTGCCATGCATGTTACTAGTGTTGCAGAATCAAATAAGAGAATAAAAGATGCGCTATCAAGTATATTAAGCACACATAATTCGATGATACCAATTATATTGGGAGGAGATCACTCTGTAACGGCCCCTAGTGTGGATGCTTTTTCTAAAGTAAAGGGAAACATAGGAATTATTCAATTTGATGCCCATCATGACCTTCGTAATTTAGATGACGGAGGTCCATCAAACGGTACACCATTTCGCCAATTAATAGAAGGTGGTCATTTGAAAGGGAAACATTTACTGCAAATTGGTATTAGGAATTTTTCTAATAGTCGGAATTACTTTGATTATGCGAAAGAAAATGAAGTTACAGTGTTAACGATGCAACAAGTAAATGAATTATCGCTCAAAAATGTAATAAACGATTGGCTTCGTAACGTGAAGAGTGAAGTTGATGCGATATATGTATCAGTTGATATGGACGTTTTAGACCAAGCTTATGCACCTGGCTGTCCTGCAATTGGACCTGGTGGAATGACAAGTGAAACGTTACTGGATGCAATACGTCACTTAGGAACGCTCGAGGAAGTGCAAGCTATCGATATTGTAGAAATTGACCCAACATTAGATTTCCGTGATATGACTAGTAAAGTTGCAGCACACGTAATTTTAAATTTTTTACTTGGCAAACAAAAGAAATAA
- the hutU gene encoding urocanate hydratase → MKDLKRTVKANHGSDLQCKGWEQEAALRMLHNNLDPEVAEKPEELVVYGGIGKAARNWEAFEAIEQTLKDLENDETMLVQSGKPVGVFKTHKHAPRVLLSNSVLVPEWANWDHFHELDKAGLMMYGQMTAGSWIYIGTQGILQGTYETFAAIANKHYGGSLKGTITLTAGLGGMGGAQPLAVTMNGGVVIAVEVDRSRIEKRIETKYCDVMTDSIDEAISKAIQAKVNKEPLSIGLIGNAAEIHHELLKRNVEIDIVTDQTSAHDPLNGYVPIGYSVNEADKLRNSNPVQYVKLAKESMAKHVEAMLAFQQNGSIVFDYGNNIRQVAKDEGIANAFDFPGFVPAYIRPLFCEGKGPFRWAALSGDPADIHRTDRLIKELFPENEPLNRWIDMAQEKIAFQGLPSRICWLGYGERVKMGLAINELVRTGELKAPIVIGRDHLDCGSVASPNRETEAMKDGSDAVGDWAILNALINTAAGGSWISFHHGGGVGMGYSLHAGMVAVADGTDLAKERLERVLTTDPGMGVIRHVDAGYEKAINVAKDKGIKVPMLSNDKE, encoded by the coding sequence ATGAAAGATTTAAAGAGAACTGTAAAAGCTAATCATGGATCAGATTTACAATGTAAAGGGTGGGAGCAAGAAGCCGCTCTTCGCATGTTACATAACAATCTCGATCCTGAAGTAGCTGAAAAGCCAGAAGAATTAGTTGTGTATGGTGGGATTGGCAAAGCTGCGAGAAATTGGGAAGCTTTCGAAGCAATTGAACAGACGTTAAAAGACTTGGAAAACGATGAGACGATGCTAGTACAGTCGGGTAAACCGGTCGGAGTATTTAAAACACACAAACATGCGCCGCGTGTTCTTCTATCAAATTCTGTTTTAGTCCCTGAATGGGCAAACTGGGACCATTTTCATGAACTCGATAAGGCTGGACTTATGATGTATGGTCAAATGACAGCTGGAAGCTGGATTTACATTGGAACACAAGGTATCTTACAAGGAACATATGAGACTTTTGCGGCTATTGCTAACAAGCATTACGGTGGCTCTCTAAAAGGAACAATAACTTTAACTGCAGGTTTAGGTGGAATGGGTGGAGCTCAGCCTTTAGCTGTTACAATGAACGGCGGGGTGGTTATTGCTGTAGAAGTCGATAGATCGAGAATTGAAAAGAGAATAGAAACAAAATATTGTGATGTGATGACTGATTCGATTGATGAAGCAATTTCAAAAGCAATACAAGCAAAAGTAAATAAAGAACCATTATCAATAGGTTTAATTGGTAACGCCGCAGAAATACACCATGAATTATTAAAGCGTAATGTTGAAATTGACATTGTTACCGATCAAACTTCTGCTCACGATCCTTTAAACGGGTATGTGCCAATTGGATATAGTGTAAATGAAGCTGATAAGTTAAGAAATAGTAACCCAGTACAATATGTGAAACTTGCAAAAGAAAGCATGGCAAAGCATGTCGAAGCAATGCTAGCATTCCAACAAAATGGTTCAATTGTATTTGATTACGGTAATAACATCCGTCAAGTAGCGAAAGATGAAGGAATTGCAAATGCATTCGACTTCCCAGGTTTCGTGCCAGCGTATATTAGACCATTATTTTGTGAAGGAAAAGGGCCATTTCGTTGGGCTGCATTATCAGGAGATCCAGCCGATATTCATCGCACAGATAGATTGATAAAAGAACTATTCCCAGAAAACGAACCATTAAATCGCTGGATTGATATGGCTCAAGAGAAAATTGCCTTTCAAGGATTACCGTCACGCATTTGTTGGCTAGGGTATGGTGAACGAGTGAAAATGGGTCTTGCAATAAATGAATTAGTTCGTACAGGAGAATTAAAAGCACCAATTGTTATTGGCCGTGACCATTTAGATTGCGGTTCTGTAGCTTCACCAAACAGGGAAACTGAAGCTATGAAAGATGGCAGTGATGCAGTTGGTGATTGGGCTATCTTAAATGCGTTAATTAATACAGCAGCAGGTGGAAGTTGGATATCGTTCCATCATGGTGGAGGTGTAGGAATGGGGTACTCCCTACATGCAGGAATGGTTGCTGTTGCAGACGGTACAGATTTAGCGAAAGAGCGATTAGAAAGAGTCTTAACAACAGATCCTGGTATGGGAGTTATTCGTCATGTTGACGCTGGATATGAAAAAGCGATAAACGTTGCAAAGGATAAAGGAATTAAGGTTCCAATGCTAAGTAATGACAAGGAGTGA
- a CDS encoding glutaredoxin domain-containing protein, whose amino-acid sequence MVKEFLSHHNVSYVEYDVSTDTAARDKMVFTYEAMSTPTIVYKDKVLRGFSKETARELENLFGDK is encoded by the coding sequence ATCGTGAAAGAGTTTCTTTCACATCATAACGTTTCTTATGTAGAGTATGATGTAAGTACTGATACAGCAGCTCGAGATAAGATGGTTTTTACTTATGAAGCAATGTCTACACCCACTATTGTGTATAAAGATAAGGTATTAAGAGGGTTTTCCAAAGAAACTGCACGTGAATTAGAAAATTTATTTGGAGATAAATGA
- a CDS encoding redoxin domain-containing protein, whose protein sequence is MEAKVGSEAPLFELSSTLTKEKLKLEDYRNKKNVLVAFYPLDFTPGUIKEITSWKEDYQKFESLNCEVIAISVDHIYAHNVFAASLGTLPYPLCSDWHKNTCQSYGVFDEKNLVAKRSVFIIDMNGIIRYKNEDFDANDKNHYDLVFSELRKLN, encoded by the coding sequence ATGGAGGCAAAAGTAGGAAGTGAAGCACCTCTATTTGAGCTATCATCTACTTTAACAAAAGAAAAACTTAAACTTGAAGATTATAGAAATAAGAAAAATGTGTTAGTAGCATTTTATCCGTTAGACTTTACACCTGGATGAATAAAAGAAATAACCTCTTGGAAAGAGGATTATCAGAAGTTTGAGTCCTTAAATTGTGAAGTAATTGCGATCAGTGTTGACCACATTTATGCTCATAACGTTTTTGCGGCAAGCTTAGGAACATTGCCATATCCACTTTGTTCTGATTGGCATAAAAATACATGCCAGTCATATGGAGTATTTGATGAAAAAAACTTAGTAGCAAAACGCTCTGTTTTTATTATAGACATGAACGGAATTATTCGTTATAAAAATGAAGATTTCGATGCGAATGATAAAAATCATTATGATTTAGTGTTTTCTGAGTTAAGGAAATTAAATTAA
- the hutH gene encoding histidine ammonia-lyase, protein MGLTLKGNNLTLKNVEKVLYEFCFVEACDESMKAVKKSRAEVERIVSEEEVVYGITTGFGKFSDVFIAGKDVEELQLNLIHSHACGIGEPFPEVVSRAMLLLRANALIKGFSGVRPIVIETLLDLLNAKIHPVIPQQGSLGASGDLAPLSHLVLGLLGEGKVFYRGEIVDAKDALAMEGISPITLTAKEGLALINGTQAMTAMGIVSFIEAEKLAYQSELIAAMTIEGLQGIIDAFTDEIHQARGYVEQIQVAERIREYLKTSKLITIQGEIRVQDAYSLRCIPQVHGAVWQALNYVKEKLEIEMNAATDNPLIFTKQGKIVSGGNFHGQPIAFAMDFLGIAMAELANISERRIERLVNPQLNDLPPFLSPQPGLQSGAMIMQYAAASLVSENKTLAHPASVDSIPSSANQEDHVSMGTIGSRHAYQIVTNVRNVLAIEAICAMQAVEYRGVSKMSDITRSMYEKGRKHVPSIIKDRIFSTDIHTMSEWLKSEKELLSSHKDNMKQVLGEESK, encoded by the coding sequence ATGGGATTAACGTTAAAAGGTAATAATTTAACTTTGAAAAATGTTGAAAAAGTATTGTATGAATTTTGCTTTGTTGAAGCGTGTGACGAAAGCATGAAGGCTGTTAAAAAAAGTAGAGCAGAAGTTGAGCGAATCGTTTCAGAAGAAGAAGTCGTTTACGGTATTACGACTGGTTTTGGTAAATTTAGTGATGTTTTCATTGCAGGGAAAGATGTGGAGGAACTCCAATTAAACTTAATCCATTCTCACGCATGTGGTATCGGGGAACCATTTCCTGAAGTCGTAAGTCGAGCAATGCTTTTATTACGAGCAAATGCACTAATCAAGGGTTTTTCAGGGGTAAGGCCAATTGTCATAGAAACATTACTTGATCTATTAAATGCGAAAATTCATCCTGTTATTCCACAGCAAGGTTCATTAGGTGCAAGTGGTGACTTAGCACCATTATCACATTTAGTACTCGGGTTGCTAGGTGAGGGGAAAGTATTTTACCGTGGGGAAATTGTAGATGCCAAGGATGCTTTAGCTATGGAAGGTATTTCACCAATTACGCTTACAGCTAAAGAGGGGCTTGCCTTAATAAATGGCACGCAAGCAATGACAGCAATGGGTATTGTTAGTTTCATAGAGGCTGAAAAACTAGCTTATCAATCGGAATTAATTGCAGCAATGACGATAGAAGGCTTGCAAGGCATTATTGATGCATTTACAGATGAAATTCATCAAGCAAGAGGGTATGTTGAGCAAATCCAAGTAGCAGAAAGAATTAGGGAATATTTAAAAACTAGTAAATTAATTACGATACAAGGGGAAATAAGAGTACAAGATGCATATTCTTTAAGATGTATCCCACAAGTACATGGTGCAGTATGGCAAGCTTTAAATTATGTGAAAGAAAAATTAGAGATCGAGATGAATGCAGCTACTGATAACCCGCTAATTTTTACGAAACAGGGAAAAATTGTATCAGGTGGGAACTTTCACGGTCAACCAATTGCATTTGCGATGGATTTTCTTGGGATCGCAATGGCAGAACTCGCAAATATTTCGGAACGAAGAATTGAAAGACTAGTAAATCCGCAATTGAATGATTTACCACCATTTTTAAGCCCACAACCTGGCTTGCAATCTGGAGCAATGATTATGCAATATGCTGCCGCTTCACTAGTTTCAGAAAATAAGACACTTGCACATCCAGCTAGTGTGGATTCAATTCCATCATCAGCTAATCAAGAGGACCACGTTAGCATGGGGACAATCGGCTCAAGGCATGCCTATCAAATAGTCACAAATGTCCGTAATGTGCTAGCAATAGAAGCAATATGTGCGATGCAAGCAGTAGAGTATCGTGGTGTTTCCAAAATGTCAGATATCACTAGAAGCATGTATGAAAAGGGTAGAAAACATGTTCCTTCAATAATAAAAGACCGAATTTTTTCAACTGATATTCATACTATGAGTGAATGGCTTAAATCGGAAAAAGAATTATTAAGTTCGCATAAAGATAATATGAAACAAGTATTAGGGGAGGAATCTAAATGA